The following is a genomic window from Marinococcus sp. PL1-022.
TACTGTAAATGTAATCGTACGTTTCGTTGTCATTCCAGGAAGCAGCCGTTTCCACGTCAAACTGGCGTCCAATCAGAAGCTCCGCTTTTTTGACATCTCTTACACGTTCAAGAGTGTGAATGACCTGATCTTTGTTTTCATGAATAAAAAATGCGTCCGGTTTCGTATGGTCCGGGGAAATTTTATAGTCTTCCGGCAGGGACGTAAGCTGAGAAAGACGGTCCAGATACATTTTTCCGATATCTGCTTTGTCCGGCACCTCGTACATATGGGTCAACCAGGCGAACAAATGGTCATCAAAAAGACCGACCTGGAAATGAGGATGTTTTTTGTAGCCTCTTTTATCCGGTGCAATACCGAACCAGGTGCTTTCCGGAGGGTGCACAGACCGTCTGGCATGCTTTGCAATATGAATAAATAATTCTTCGCCTGTATCTGCTGCCAAATCTTCAGCCAGCGGTTCTGCCAGATGGGAAAAAACTGGTTGTATGTCATTCCGGATTTGAGACATGCGGTTTTCAAGACCTTCTGCCTGCATAATAGAAAAATCATTTTTGGTGAAATGCTGTCTGCTCATGTAATGACTGCTCCTTTTTCAATTGGTCTGTCACAAGCATACTGAAAATCCAGGTCTCCGGCAACCAATCGATTCCAGCGGAAAACGCAATTATTTAAAAATACTGAAAATTTTTGTGTGTTTTTCTTGCGTTTCCGGTAAAAAGGTTTTATAATTCCAATAATCCTTATAGAATAACGAGTACTCAAACGTTGTCAGTATATCGTTAGATTAGCAATAAAGACAGTAGGGAGAGGCTGTTACAGAATATAATTTCAGAACAATAGAGAAAGTTCTGCATCTTGTATTTTCTGAACATTCTGAGAAGAATTGCCAGCGTCAGTTAACTTTCAGCTCGGGACATTATTATTCCATTTAAGGGGTGTGGGAAACTTGGAACAAGTAATTCAGGCGTTTAAACGTAGAGATGCAGAAGAACGAATCCCGGTACTGCGCTTAGAAATTGATTATGAACTGGTAACCCTTCATGACGCCATGGCAGAGGAAGATTTAACGTCCATTCACGCCAGCAAATACCGCCTGGAGCAATTACGCCAGGAGTGGATTCGGCTGGAAGTGTAATATAAAGTAAGAAGATCCGGGCTGCTTTACAGCAGGCCGGGCTTTTTTATGCAGAAATTGGTGCATAATTTTGCCGTATTGAGGGAAGAAGAACTCATATACATAAGGAAGAAGCGGAGAGGATTATAATGGAAGAGAATTGGTCAGCAATGCAGAAGAAAGCTTTACAATGGATACAGGAGGCCGGGGAACTGCTTCGAGCTTCCCTGGAGGAAAGCTTAATTATAGAAACAAAATCAAATCCAAATGATTTAGTAACAGAAATGGATTTCAAAATTGAGCGGCTGTTAACGAAAAAGATTATGGAGGAATACCCTGGACACCGTATTTTAGGAGAAGAAGAAGCCGGAGCGGACATTACGGACACCGACGACATTATCTGGATTATAGATCCTATAGACGGCACAACGAATTTTGTTCATCAGCAGTTTAATTTTGCTGTCTCCCTGGCTGTTTTTGAAAACGGCATCGGCAAGGTGGGCATTGTCTATGATGTGATGGCAGACGAGTGGTTTACCGCACTGGAAGGCAGAGGGGCGTACCGCAACGATGTCAGGCTGCCCGAGTTGGAACCGGCAGAATTAAAAGAAGCAATTGTAGGTATTAACGCCAGGTGGATTAAAAATGAAAAAATTCCTTATGCCAGGCAGATGCGTAACATTGTGGATGAATCAAGAAGCACCAGGGCCTATGGTTCGGCTGCCCTCGAGCTTTGTTACGTAGCATGCGGCCGGCTTGATTCCTATGTAAACCTGTGGCTTGCGCCGTGGGATTTTGCCGGAGCAGAAGTTTTGCTGCGGGAGGTTGGGGCAGATATCTCAACGATCGACAACCAGCGGCCGTCGATGCTTGGCAAGGGGCCGTACCTGGCAGGGCGACCGGGTCTGCAGGAAAAAGTACGGGGGATGCTGAACAGCTGATCCCCCGTACTGATTTTTGGCTACGCCGAAGAGCTTGCTTTCAGCTTTCTGGCAAAATAAAAGGCTGCACACGTTACAGCAATTGATACAACGGCAATAATAATGGACGCTTCGGCTATGGCAATCCCGATAGAGGCGATGCCGAAAATAGCTAACGCTGCAAGCAGCAGGTATAACCACTGTATTTTTGTCATAGAGACCCTTCTTCCTTTAAAATGATACTGATACTATTTTATCGGCTTTGAAAGGAAAACTCAAATAAGTACAGCCGGCTATGATTCAGGTTCGGTTTATGTTATATTGAGGAAAGTAGTGTCTGTGATAGTGACTTGCCAGTCGGGTTGTCTTTAATGAAACCCGGCATATGTTATACTGACAATGTAAATGGTAGGAACTCAGATAAAAATGGCAATGAGAACCCTGGCTTTATGGAAGACGATGTCGCCGAGCGCCAGGGTTTGTTATGATTGCAGCAAGAGAATAGGAGAGATTTATAGTGACAGTTTTACGCAAAGATATTCGCAATATCGCGATTATTGCCCACGTTGACCACGGGAAAACGACCCTTGTCGACCAGCTTCTTCGTCAATCAGGAACATTTCGGGAAAATGAACAGGTAGACGAGCGGGCAATGGATACCAACGATATTGAAAAAGAACGCGGCATTACAATTCTGGCTAAAAACACAGCAGTGAAATACCATGATACGCGTATCAATATTCTTGATACTCCCGGTCACGCGGATTTTGGCGGGGAAGTAGAGCGCATCATGAAAATGGTGGACGGCGTACTTCTTGTTGTAGACGCCTACGAGGGCTGCATGCCGCAGACGCGTTTTGTTTTGAAAAAAGCACTGGAGCAGAACTTAACCCCAGTGGTAGTCGTAAACAAAATTGACCGGGACATGGCCCGCCCATCCGAAGTTGTGGATGAAGTGCTGGACCTGTTTATCGAGCTTGGCGCGAACGAAGACCAAATCGATTTTCCAGTTGTTTATGCTTCCGCTATTAACGGAACGGCAAGCGAAGATCCTGAAAAACAGGACGAAGATATGGACGTTATTTTCCGCATGATCTCAGACAACGTGCCGGTTCCTTTTGATAACAGCGACGAGCCGTTCCAGTTTCAGATAGCGATGCTTGATTATAATGACTACCTTGGGAGAATCGGCGTAGGAAGGGTGTTCCGTGGAACGCTCCGGACAGGCGATCATGCCGCCCTGGTTAAGCTCGACGGAACAGTGAAAAAATTCCGGATATCCAAAATGTTTGGTTTCTTCGGTCTGAAGAAAGAAGAAATCAGCGAAGCCAAAGCCGGAGATCTCGTAGCTATTTCCGGAGTGGAAGATATCATGGTCGGGGAAACAATATGCCCAGTCGACCATCAGGAAGCGCTGCCGGTACTCCGTATTGACGAGCCGACGCTTCAGATGACTATTCTTGTAAATAACAGCCCGTTTGCCGGACGTGAAGGTTCTAAAATTACGAGCCGTAAAATTGAAGAGCGGCTGCTGACGCAGCTTGAAACAGACGTAAGTCTCCGGGTCGATCCGACGGACAGCCCTGACGCATGGTTAATTTCCGGTCGCGGTGAACTTCACCTGTCCATTTTAATTGAAAACCTGCGCCGTGAAGATTTTGAGCTCCAGGTGTCCAAGCCGCAGGTAATTGTTAAAGAAGTGGACGGCGTGCTTTGCGAGCCGTATGAGCGTCTGCAGGTTGATGTGCCGGAAGACTATACCGGAGCAGTTATGGAGTCTCTCGGTGAACGTAAAGGCGAAATGGAAAACATGGTCAATAAAGGTGACGGCCAGGTTCGGATTGATTTCATGATTCCATCCCGTGGCCTGGTTGGTTATACAAACGAATTCTTATCCCAGACCAAAGGATATGGCATTCTGAACCATACGTTTGAAGAATATCGTCCTTATATTAAAGAACAGATTGGCGGCCGCCGTCAGGGAGTTCTCGTTTCCATGGAAAATGGAAAAGCGACTCCGTACAGTATGATGCAGCTGGAAGACCGCGGTACAATGTTTGTTGAACCGGGTACTGAAATTTATGAAGGCATGATTGTCGGCGAGCACAGCCGGGAAAATGATTTGGCTGTAAACGTAACGAAAGCGAAGCAGCAGACAAACGTTCGTTCAGCTAACAAGGATCAGACCGTAACGATGAAACGTCCCCGGATTCTGACACTTGAAGAAGCTCTCGAGTATTTAAACGCAGATGAGTACTGCGAAGTTACTCCGGATTCAATCCGGCTTAGAAAGAAAATTCTCCAAAAAGGCGAGCGCGAGCGCGAAGAAAAACGCCAGAGCGTGTCCAAATAAAAAAGTGCCGGCTGCAGTATAATCTGCAGCCGGCACTTTTTATTAATAAACATTTTGCCGGATAAGCCGGAGCTTTGTATGATTTCATTATTACCAGTTGTTATTTTTTACCGGATCCCGGTACAGATGGAAATGGCCGGTAGCTTTTCGCTCATTTGTCCGGGCTGAAATCCGGTCATGGCATTCGGGACACATATACGTGTGGATCGGCCGGTTCCGAATTTTTTTTGCTTCAGGGTTTTCATCGTCCAATTTATAAATTTCATCGCAGATTACGCACTTTACCCGCATCATTTCTTTTCACCTCTGCTTTGTTCAACCAAAAGATATGATTCAAGTATAACACGCCCGCAGCTCTGAAAACAGAATGAGTGCCAGATGGGTGGAACAGAAAAAATAAACAGGGGAATCCGAAAAAGACTGGACAAATTTTCTGATCAAAATGGTACTATTATACATATAAGGGGGGATACATATGGCTAGTCGAGTATTTGACGAACTACCCGAAGAAATCGTCCATTTATTAAAGCAGGAACAATATGTGACGGTTTCCACCATCGAACCGAAAAATTCCACCCCGGATGTTCACGCCGTTTCATGGGTGTATGCAGCTTCTCCAAGGATTCTCCGGTTTGCTGTTGATGCCCGGGCGTCTGCAGTGGAAAATCTGCGGGAAACCCCTGGTATGGCAATGACTGTTATCGGCGGAGGCACCACGTACTCCATTGCAGGCAAAGGAAAAATTTTAACAACTGAGGTAAGTGGGATTTCTTTTCCGCTTGCGATTATAGAAGTGGACGTTGCTGAAGTGAAGGACGTAATGTTTTATGGGTCCAGGATGCTCCGTGGGCCGGTGTTTGAGAAGACATATGACCCGGAAGCGGCAGAAGAATTGGACAATAAAGTACTCGAGGCAATGAAGAAAACACACTGAATATAAATATCCCGATAGAGACAAGATAGGGGGAAGCACCTGATATGAAAAAAATTTACGTTTTAGATACGAACGTACTGCTCCAAGATCCCCAGGCAATTTACCAGTTTGATGAACACCATGTTGTCATTCCAGCCGTCGTATTAGAAGAAATTGATTCCAAAAAACGGTTAATGGATGAGCTCGGCAGGAATGCGAGAGAAACAGCAAGAATTCTGGACCGCTTCCGTGGAAAAGGCAGGCTCCATGAAGGAGTACCTCTCGGTTCAGGAGGCACGCTGCGGGTAGAGCTGAACCACCGTTCGTATGAGAGCATGAAGGACACCTTTATCGAGGTGACCAATGACAACCGCATTCTGGCAGTGGCTCAAAATTTAAAGGATGAATACGAGCTGATGGGAGATTACCACGTTGTTATTATCAGCAAAGACGCTCTCGTACGCGTGAAAGCAGATGCCCTCGGTATAACGGCCGAAGACTTTTTGAATGACCGCGTTACGCAGTACGACAATATTTACAAGGGGCATCAGACGCTGACAGTTGACCGGCCCCTGCTTGACGCTTTTTTCGAGGAGGGGTCACTGGCTTCTGAAGAGGTTTCAGAAGAAGGCTTCTGTCCTCACGAATTCCTTATTTTAAGAGACGCCCTGAGCAGCTCTTCGGCTCTTGCAAAAGTCGACGAATCTGGAAAAAGAATTCGCAAGTTCACTTCCGATATCGACCATGTGTGGGGCATACGCCCGAAAAACGTCGAACAGAAGATGGCACTTGAGCTGCTGCTCAGAGAAGACATCCCGCTTGTGACGTTAACCGGAAGAGCAGGCACTGGAAAGACCTTATTAACGCTCGCAGCCGGTTTGCTTCAAATTGAAGATATGGAGCGTTACCACAAGCTGCTGGTGGCGAGGCCTGTTGTTCCACTTGGGAAAGATATAGGATATCTTCCGGGAGAAAAGGATGAGAAGCTGCGGCCCTGGATGCAGCCGATCTATGATAATCTGGAGTATTTATTTAATGCTAAGAAGCCCGGAGAGCTTGATTCCATTCTCGCGGGGATGGGGTCTATTCAGGTGGAAGCTTTAACTTACATCCGCGGGCGGAGCATTCCGGACCAGTATATTATTATTGACGAAGCTCAAAACCTCACAAAGCATGAAGTGAAAACGATACTGACGAGGGTGGGGGAAGGAAGTAAAATCGTTTTTCTCGGCGACCCGGCCCAGATCGATCATCCGTATCTCGATGAGTTAAACAATGGACTTGCTTATGTGGTGGAAATGTTCAAAAATCAGGGCATCAGTGGGCATGTAAAACTGGAAAAAGGGGAACGCTCCGGTCTTGCCCAGCTTGCAGCAGATATACTATAAAGAAACGACAGCTGGAGTGCTTCCAGCTGTCATTTCTGTTTATTTCACCCGGAATCCTGTCACGTGCCGGATAGGATCGGCTTTATTGGAGCCGTCTCCGTAATATATGTGGACCGGCCCGTCCTCTTTCAACGGGCTGCCTTTATGAGAAAAGGCCACAATGAAATTTTTCGCTTCCTCAAGAGATACAAGATGAGTTTGCTCTTTGGTTTCCACAACGACATGGCTGGCATCGTCTTTCGGTTCGGCGTTATCCAAAAACGGCTCGAATCTGATCCCGAATGAGCCATTGATGATCGCTTCTTTTTTATTGCGCACCTTGTTGGTGCGTCCCCGGCCAGGATCCGTGTCCGGGGCGTTTGACCCTTCCTCGCGGTCTCTTGCAAACCTTCTGGCTGTATGGTCAGCTTCCGTGGAAGGCTGCTCTTCAGCGGAGGGATCGGTATCAAAATATGTTTCGAGATCAATCTTGCGGTCGTCAAAGATCCATGTAGTAGGGTCAAGGGTGATCGGGAAATGAACATTTCCCTGAATCATTACAATAAAATTCATGAGGGACTCCTCCAATTTAATAGCTGCTGATAGGAACTGGTTTTTATGCTACCACAACCGGGTAATGGAGAAAAAGCAGAAGCTATTGCTGTCCCGGGAAATTGTGGCATATAGTCTGAAGAATCAAGATTTTATACGCAAACCATCTTGCTTTTTTTTAAATGAACAGATAAGATGAATAGAAGGAGTCAGCTTGTAGGAGGGATTGCCTTGAGCATGAGGGCAGCAACAGAACATAGTGAGAAAGCATACGCTTTATTAAAAGCAGATGCTGAGAAAATCAGAAAACTTATTGAAGTACAGATGGATAACCTGACAATGCCTCAATGCCCACTTTACGAAGAGGTGCTTGATACACAAATGTTTGGCCTTTCAAGAGAAATTGATTTTGCCATTCGTTTGAATCTCATCGACGAACATACCGGTAAACAAATTCTTTCTGAACTCGAACGGAAACTTGCTGCTTTTCATGAAGCAACAGTCGGTGGATGAGCCAAGCTATTCTAATTGAATAGCTTGGTTTTTTTACAAACAGGTGTATTTTTAATTTAAAGTTTTACGCAGGCAAAAAACAGGGTAAAGAAACGTTACGCAAAAGAATCGTATAATAAAAATAGGCACAAATTTTTAAAAAATGAGAATATTACTTTGACAGACAGCCTGGTTCTTGCGTATGATAATTTATATTTAGAATTATCAGTTATTGGAGATAATTCTGATTGATCCTATCGGGATAAGATAGATACATCCTGTAATAGATAAGAGGAGGAGAAGGATGAACGGTCTAGAGAATATTAAAAAGGTATTAGTAGCAAACCGCGGTGAAATTGCTATACGCATATTTCGGGCGTGCACAGAATTACATATACGCACCGTGGCTATTTATTCCAATGAAGATGTAGGGGCGTTTCACCGTTATAAAGCAGACGAAGCATACTTAGTAGGGGAAGGGCAGAAGCCGATCGATGCGTACCTGGATATTGAAGACATTATCCGTACGGCAAAAGAAAACGGAGTCGACGCTATTCACCCGGGCTACGGTTTTCTTTCTGAAAATATTGACTTTGCCAGACGCTGTGATGAAGAAGGCATCACCTTTATCGGGCCTGAAACGCGTCACCTGGAGATGTTTGGGGATAAAGTTAAAGCAAGAGAAACAGCTATCGCTGCCGATCTTCCAGTCATCCCGGGAAGCGACGGGCCGGTGGACAGCGTGGAGGAAGTAAAGGAATTTACTGACAAGCACGGCTTTCCAATCATGATTAAAGCTTCCCTAGGAGGCGGCGGCCGCGGCATGCGTATTGTCCGCGACGCGGAATCGCTGGAGGATGCTTACGACCGGGCGAAATCCGAAGCAAAATCTGCTTTTGGCAACGACATTGTTTATGTTGAAAAATTCGTGGAAAATCCAAAGCATATTGAAGTACAGGTGCTCGGGGATAAAGCAGGAAACGTTATCCATTTATACGAGCGGGACTGCTCCATTCAGCGCCGTCACCAAAAGGTCGTGGAGGTAGCGCCGAGTATTGCGCTTGACGAGTCGCTGCGTGAACGTATTTGCGATGCCGCTGTAAAGCTTGCCAGAAATATTGAATACATCAATGCGGGCACGGTGGAGTTTCTGGTAAACGACAAGGGAGAATTTTTCTTCATTGAAGTGAACCCGCGTGTACAGGTGGAGCATACAATTACAGAAATGATCACCGGGGTGGACATCGTGCAGTCCCAGCTGAAAATTGCTGACGGTGGTACGCTGCATGACGCTTCCATAGATATTCCGGAGCAAAAGGATATTAAAACATTCGGCTATGCCATCCAGTCCCGGGTTACAACAGAGGACCCTGCGAATGATTTCATGCCGGATACGGGCCGGATTATGGCCTATCGTTCAAGCGGCGGCTTCGGCGTGCGACTGGATGCTGGTAACGGCTTCCAAGGAGCGATCATTTCCCCGTACTACGATTCGCTGCTCGTAAAAGTATCCACGTGGGCACGCACGTTTGAAGGGGCTTCTGAAAAAATGCTCCGAAACCTGCGGGAGTTCCGGATCCGCGGTATTCGTACAAACATCCCGTTTCTGGAAAATGTTGTCCAGCATGAGAAATTCATCAATGGCACCTACGACACCTCGTTTATTGATTCGAGTCCGGAGCTGTTTGTATTTCCAGTGCGCCAGGATCGCGGCACGAAAATGCTTACATTCATCGGGGAAACAATTGTAAACGGATATCCCGGGCTTGAAAATACACCAAAGCCGACGCTCAATAAGCCGATGGTGCCAAAGATCGATAAGAAAAAGCCGATACCGAGAGGAACAAAGCAGATTCTCGATGAACAGGGGCCGGAGGGTCTCGCGAACTGGGTGAAGGATCAAAACGAAGTGCTTTTGACCGATACCACGTTCCGTGACGCCCATCAGTCGCTGCTTGCCACGAGGGTTCGCAGTGATGATCTGAAACGCATTGCAGAGCCGACCTCCCGGATGCTTCCTAACTTATTCTCCTCAGAGATGTGGGGAGGGGCCACCTTTGATGTGGCGATGCGCTTTCTGCATGAGGATCCATGGACCCGGCTGCTT
Proteins encoded in this region:
- a CDS encoding YlaN family protein, translating into MRAATEHSEKAYALLKADAEKIRKLIEVQMDNLTMPQCPLYEEVLDTQMFGLSREIDFAIRLNLIDEHTGKQILSELERKLAAFHEATVGG
- a CDS encoding YlaI family protein, which translates into the protein MRVKCVICDEIYKLDDENPEAKKIRNRPIHTYMCPECHDRISARTNERKATGHFHLYRDPVKNNNW
- a CDS encoding peptidyl-prolyl cis-trans isomerase; the protein is MNFIVMIQGNVHFPITLDPTTWIFDDRKIDLETYFDTDPSAEEQPSTEADHTARRFARDREEGSNAPDTDPGRGRTNKVRNKKEAIINGSFGIRFEPFLDNAEPKDDASHVVVETKEQTHLVSLEEAKNFIVAFSHKGSPLKEDGPVHIYYGDGSNKADPIRHVTGFRVK
- a CDS encoding DUF5325 family protein, producing the protein MTKIQWLYLLLAALAIFGIASIGIAIAEASIIIAVVSIAVTCAAFYFARKLKASSSA
- the pyc gene encoding pyruvate carboxylase, whose translation is MNGLENIKKVLVANRGEIAIRIFRACTELHIRTVAIYSNEDVGAFHRYKADEAYLVGEGQKPIDAYLDIEDIIRTAKENGVDAIHPGYGFLSENIDFARRCDEEGITFIGPETRHLEMFGDKVKARETAIAADLPVIPGSDGPVDSVEEVKEFTDKHGFPIMIKASLGGGGRGMRIVRDAESLEDAYDRAKSEAKSAFGNDIVYVEKFVENPKHIEVQVLGDKAGNVIHLYERDCSIQRRHQKVVEVAPSIALDESLRERICDAAVKLARNIEYINAGTVEFLVNDKGEFFFIEVNPRVQVEHTITEMITGVDIVQSQLKIADGGTLHDASIDIPEQKDIKTFGYAIQSRVTTEDPANDFMPDTGRIMAYRSSGGFGVRLDAGNGFQGAIISPYYDSLLVKVSTWARTFEGASEKMLRNLREFRIRGIRTNIPFLENVVQHEKFINGTYDTSFIDSSPELFVFPVRQDRGTKMLTFIGETIVNGYPGLENTPKPTLNKPMVPKIDKKKPIPRGTKQILDEQGPEGLANWVKDQNEVLLTDTTFRDAHQSLLATRVRSDDLKRIAEPTSRMLPNLFSSEMWGGATFDVAMRFLHEDPWTRLLELRERMPNTLLQMLFRSSNAVGYKNYPDNLIKEFVHKSANAGIDVFRIFDSLNWVKGMTLTIDEVRQTNKIAEAAMCYTGDILDPKRNKYDLKYYKNLAKELENAGAHILGIKDMAGLLKPEAAYQLVSELKNSISIPVHLHTHDTSGNAIFTYARAVEAGVDIVDVAESSMAGLTSQPSADGLYYALAGNKRQPNVDVGALQELSDFWDTTREYYQGFESGMRSPAPEVYEHEMPGGQYSNLQQQAKAVGLGDRWREVKKMYRRVNDMFGDVVKVTPSSKIVGDMALYMVQNDLTEEDVYDNGQNLDFPDSVVEFFQGYLGQPHQGFPEKLQKIILKDRTPITNRPGENLEPVDFKAIEEELFNTLDRPVTSHDMISYAMYPKVYMEFEQFRQSFSDVSVLDTPTFFYGLELGETVEVEIEKGKTLIVKLISVSEPDETGHRNVYFELNGQSREVVIKDKNAKVDANVRPKVDKSNPNQIGATMPGTVLQTSVKEGDEVAKGDQLMITEAMKMETTVQAPFDGKIKGVYVGNNEPIESGDLLIEFE
- a CDS encoding DUF1054 domain-containing protein, with amino-acid sequence MSRQHFTKNDFSIMQAEGLENRMSQIRNDIQPVFSHLAEPLAEDLAADTGEELFIHIAKHARRSVHPPESTWFGIAPDKRGYKKHPHFQVGLFDDHLFAWLTHMYEVPDKADIGKMYLDRLSQLTSLPEDYKISPDHTKPDAFFIHENKDQVIHTLERVRDVKKAELLIGRQFDVETAASWNDNETYDYIYSTFKELLPLYQLSLQTV
- a CDS encoding inositol monophosphatase family protein, whose translation is MEENWSAMQKKALQWIQEAGELLRASLEESLIIETKSNPNDLVTEMDFKIERLLTKKIMEEYPGHRILGEEEAGADITDTDDIIWIIDPIDGTTNFVHQQFNFAVSLAVFENGIGKVGIVYDVMADEWFTALEGRGAYRNDVRLPELEPAELKEAIVGINARWIKNEKIPYARQMRNIVDESRSTRAYGSAALELCYVACGRLDSYVNLWLAPWDFAGAEVLLREVGADISTIDNQRPSMLGKGPYLAGRPGLQEKVRGMLNS
- the typA gene encoding translational GTPase TypA, producing MTVLRKDIRNIAIIAHVDHGKTTLVDQLLRQSGTFRENEQVDERAMDTNDIEKERGITILAKNTAVKYHDTRINILDTPGHADFGGEVERIMKMVDGVLLVVDAYEGCMPQTRFVLKKALEQNLTPVVVVNKIDRDMARPSEVVDEVLDLFIELGANEDQIDFPVVYASAINGTASEDPEKQDEDMDVIFRMISDNVPVPFDNSDEPFQFQIAMLDYNDYLGRIGVGRVFRGTLRTGDHAALVKLDGTVKKFRISKMFGFFGLKKEEISEAKAGDLVAISGVEDIMVGETICPVDHQEALPVLRIDEPTLQMTILVNNSPFAGREGSKITSRKIEERLLTQLETDVSLRVDPTDSPDAWLISGRGELHLSILIENLRREDFELQVSKPQVIVKEVDGVLCEPYERLQVDVPEDYTGAVMESLGERKGEMENMVNKGDGQVRIDFMIPSRGLVGYTNEFLSQTKGYGILNHTFEEYRPYIKEQIGGRRQGVLVSMENGKATPYSMMQLEDRGTMFVEPGTEIYEGMIVGEHSRENDLAVNVTKAKQQTNVRSANKDQTVTMKRPRILTLEEALEYLNADEYCEVTPDSIRLRKKILQKGEREREEKRQSVSK
- a CDS encoding PhoH family protein, producing MKKIYVLDTNVLLQDPQAIYQFDEHHVVIPAVVLEEIDSKKRLMDELGRNARETARILDRFRGKGRLHEGVPLGSGGTLRVELNHRSYESMKDTFIEVTNDNRILAVAQNLKDEYELMGDYHVVIISKDALVRVKADALGITAEDFLNDRVTQYDNIYKGHQTLTVDRPLLDAFFEEGSLASEEVSEEGFCPHEFLILRDALSSSSALAKVDESGKRIRKFTSDIDHVWGIRPKNVEQKMALELLLREDIPLVTLTGRAGTGKTLLTLAAGLLQIEDMERYHKLLVARPVVPLGKDIGYLPGEKDEKLRPWMQPIYDNLEYLFNAKKPGELDSILAGMGSIQVEALTYIRGRSIPDQYIIIDEAQNLTKHEVKTILTRVGEGSKIVFLGDPAQIDHPYLDELNNGLAYVVEMFKNQGISGHVKLEKGERSGLAQLAADIL
- a CDS encoding pyridoxamine 5'-phosphate oxidase family protein translates to MASRVFDELPEEIVHLLKQEQYVTVSTIEPKNSTPDVHAVSWVYAASPRILRFAVDARASAVENLRETPGMAMTVIGGGTTYSIAGKGKILTTEVSGISFPLAIIEVDVAEVKDVMFYGSRMLRGPVFEKTYDPEAAEELDNKVLEAMKKTH